A genomic stretch from Mesomycoplasma neurolyticum includes:
- a CDS encoding FMN-dependent NADH-azoreductase, with protein MKVLVLKGSIIAEENSVSRQLTNKFVELYKKINPDHEIIEMDLSNESFSSQPLTAKNFATFWKDVNADKYIDLLKSVDKVILSTPMINFNMSAPVKNFMDTISVADKTFSYKYSKKGEAIGLLDHLKVQILATQGAPIDWYPFGNVSENLKGVWKFLGAKEVAILKIASTKVPPFSTLSIDEKINSHIKEIEKAVKEF; from the coding sequence ATGAAAGTTTTAGTTTTAAAAGGTTCAATTATTGCTGAAGAAAATTCAGTATCAAGACAACTTACAAATAAATTTGTTGAATTATATAAAAAAATAAATCCTGATCATGAAATTATTGAAATGGATCTTAGTAATGAGAGTTTTTCTTCACAACCTTTAACAGCAAAAAATTTTGCAACTTTTTGAAAAGATGTAAATGCAGATAAATACATCGATTTACTAAAAAGTGTTGATAAAGTTATTTTATCAACACCAATGATTAATTTTAACATGTCAGCACCTGTTAAAAATTTTATGGATACAATTTCAGTTGCTGATAAAACCTTTAGTTATAAATATAGCAAAAAGGGCGAAGCAATTGGTTTATTAGATCATTTAAAAGTGCAAATTTTAGCAACACAAGGAGCACCAATTGATTGATATCCTTTTGGAAATGTTTCTGAAAACTTAAAAGGTGTATGAAAATTTTTAGGTGCTAAAGAAGTAGCAATTTTAAAAATTGCTAGTACAAAAGTACCACCTTTTTCTACATTAAGCATTGATGAAAAAATCAATAGTCATATTAAAGAAATTGAAAAAGCAGTAAAAGAATTCTAA